A region of Selenomonadales bacterium 4137-cl DNA encodes the following proteins:
- a CDS encoding caspase family protein, translated as MKNLLAFAIIILLALAGGPSGAASPPLAGGRVCLLAVGVDDYKYLSPLKAAANNAALFADSLRAANGHAEITLLTDGRATRAAILAAFERYAATLAAGDRLVIYYSGHGGPSARQYRPASLYSGDLRWQTENNLYDETIFPVDAAYDLKSQITFADLAGRIKKIRHAEIAVILDCAYSAAHDWYIDAPQGQSGASSVRPRTSLRDLSMYGVTVVEAADWNETAAADIFGGKQYGIFTYYLARGLDAGVVRGGKGAVTLYDAFAYARSVTLQEIGSQHPKIYRGRNPAMPLADRQTAP; from the coding sequence ATGAAAAACCTCCTCGCGTTCGCCATAATCATCCTCCTGGCCCTGGCGGGCGGCCCATCCGGGGCGGCCTCCCCGCCGCTCGCCGGCGGCCGGGTCTGTCTGCTCGCCGTCGGCGTAGACGATTACAAATATCTTTCGCCCCTCAAAGCGGCGGCCAACAACGCCGCGCTGTTCGCCGACTCCCTACGGGCCGCGAACGGCCACGCCGAAATAACCCTGCTCACCGACGGCCGGGCGACCCGGGCCGCCATCCTCGCCGCTTTCGAGCGGTACGCGGCCACGCTCGCCGCCGGCGACCGCCTGGTCATCTACTACTCCGGTCACGGCGGCCCGAGCGCTCGCCAATACCGCCCCGCCAGCCTCTACAGCGGCGACCTCCGCTGGCAGACCGAGAACAATCTCTACGACGAGACCATCTTCCCCGTCGACGCCGCCTACGATCTGAAAAGCCAGATAACCTTTGCCGACCTCGCCGGCCGCATAAAGAAAATACGCCACGCCGAAATCGCCGTCATCCTCGACTGCGCCTACTCCGCCGCTCACGACTGGTACATCGACGCCCCCCAAGGCCAGTCCGGGGCCTCGTCCGTCCGCCCCCGGACCTCGCTTCGCGACCTCAGCATGTACGGCGTCACCGTGGTCGAGGCTGCCGACTGGAACGAAACAGCGGCCGCCGACATCTTCGGCGGCAAGCAGTACGGCATATTCACCTACTATCTCGCCCGGGGGCTGGATGCTGGCGTCGTACGCGGCGGCAAGGGCGCCGTCACCCTCTACGACGCCTTCGCCTACGCCCGCTCCGTCACGCTGCAGGAAATCGGTTCCCAGCACCCCAAGATCTACCGCGGCCGCAACCCGGCAATGCCGCTGGCGGACCGTCAAACGGCCCCGTAA
- a CDS encoding carboxypeptidase-like regulatory domain-containing protein produces the protein MKRILLGLLVTLLAVALAGCGGGGGGGGGSGTVTANVHCQDETGAALAGVVMSYTDNAGATQRTPASNASGDFVFLITKAGDYPVTNISYDGKDYVVTQGVRFGTGANDIAKSAVKYYRLVINSNGVIQFNLIK, from the coding sequence TTGAAAAGAATTCTGCTTGGTTTGCTGGTAACGCTGCTGGCGGTGGCGCTGGCCGGTTGCGGAGGCGGCGGCGGAGGAGGCGGCGGCTCGGGGACGGTTACGGCGAACGTCCATTGCCAGGATGAAACCGGTGCGGCGCTGGCCGGCGTGGTTATGTCGTACACCGATAATGCCGGCGCCACGCAGCGCACTCCCGCCAGCAACGCCAGCGGCGATTTCGTTTTTCTCATCACCAAGGCCGGCGATTATCCGGTGACCAATATCTCTTACGACGGGAAGGATTATGTGGTGACCCAGGGCGTCCGGTTCGGCACCGGGGCGAACGATATCGCCAAAAGCGCGGTCAAGTATTACCGATTGGTGATAAACTCGAACGGGGTCATCCAGTTCAATCTGATTAAATAG
- a CDS encoding chemotaxis protein CheX has product MDVRSIEPFLSAMNSVMPGLGFKEVKRGRISVSDSNKIASLGVMVVIGLTQQIKGNIAYNMSEDSAKRIASTMMMGMPVEAFDAMAESAIAELGNMLAANAAMILEQQGTRLDISPPTVITGQSFASSVTEARRLNIEMFIDNIPLEVNVSFVS; this is encoded by the coding sequence ATGGACGTACGCAGTATCGAACCTTTCCTGAGCGCGATGAACTCGGTTATGCCGGGGCTTGGCTTCAAGGAGGTCAAGCGGGGCCGGATAAGCGTGAGCGACTCCAACAAGATCGCCAGCCTGGGCGTGATGGTGGTCATCGGCCTGACGCAGCAGATCAAAGGCAACATTGCCTATAATATGTCGGAGGATTCAGCCAAGAGGATCGCCAGCACGATGATGATGGGGATGCCGGTTGAGGCATTCGACGCGATGGCGGAGTCGGCGATCGCCGAGCTGGGCAACATGCTGGCGGCCAACGCGGCGATGATCCTTGAGCAGCAGGGCACTCGCCTCGATATTTCCCCGCCGACCGTCATCACCGGCCAGAGCTTCGCGAGCTCGGTGACCGAGGCCAGGCGGCTCAATATCGAGATGTTCATCGACAATATCCCGTTGGAAGTGAATGTATCGTTCGTAAGCTGA
- a CDS encoding ABC-F family ATP-binding cassette domain-containing protein — MSVLTVENVSHGFGARQILDSASFRLLKGEHVGLVGANGEGKTTFLEIITGQLQPDAGRVEWSNRVTVGYLDQQAALARGMTIREALRGAFEGMYKLEAEMLAIYDKMGEASGDELAAMMEDVGDIQDMLEHGGFYVIDAKIEEVANGLGLGEIGLDRDVADLSGGQRTKVLLTKLLLQNPTILILDEPTNYLDAEHIEWLKRYLINYENSFILVSHDVSFLNAVVNVIYHVENATLTRYSGGYDQFVQMHALKKQQEVRAYERQQQEVERLEDFIARNKARVATRGMANSRQKRLDKLELLEKPREKPKPVFQFREARTPGRFVVTARNLVLGYDEPLTRSVDIALERGQKVAIRGTNGLGKSTLLKTLLGIIPPYAGKVEIGDYVQPGYFEQESGRDNGNTAIEEVWQEYPGMTNYEVRAALARCGLTNEHITSLMMVLSGGENAKVRLCKLMLKEINWLVLDEPTNHLDVDAKAELKKAIREFKGTVLLVSHEPEFYEDIVTAVWNVEDWTTKVV, encoded by the coding sequence ATGAGTGTTTTGACGGTGGAAAATGTGTCGCACGGGTTCGGTGCCCGGCAGATTCTCGACAGCGCTTCTTTCCGCCTGCTGAAGGGCGAGCATGTCGGTCTGGTCGGGGCGAACGGCGAGGGCAAGACGACTTTTCTGGAGATAATCACGGGCCAGTTGCAGCCCGACGCCGGCAGGGTGGAGTGGTCGAACCGCGTGACGGTGGGCTATCTCGACCAGCAGGCGGCGCTGGCCAGGGGGATGACGATCCGCGAGGCGCTGCGGGGCGCTTTCGAGGGGATGTATAAGCTGGAGGCCGAGATGCTGGCCATCTACGATAAGATGGGCGAGGCGTCCGGGGACGAGCTGGCGGCGATGATGGAGGATGTGGGCGATATCCAGGATATGCTGGAGCACGGCGGCTTTTATGTGATCGACGCCAAGATCGAGGAGGTGGCGAACGGTCTCGGCCTGGGGGAGATCGGGCTGGACCGGGACGTGGCCGATCTGAGCGGCGGCCAGCGCACGAAGGTGCTGCTGACGAAGCTGCTGCTGCAGAATCCGACGATCCTGATTCTTGACGAGCCGACGAATTATCTTGACGCCGAGCATATCGAGTGGCTGAAAAGGTATTTGATAAATTACGAGAACAGTTTCATCCTGGTGTCGCACGATGTGTCTTTCCTGAACGCGGTGGTGAACGTGATCTATCATGTGGAGAACGCCACGCTGACCCGCTATTCCGGCGGCTACGACCAGTTTGTGCAGATGCACGCGCTGAAAAAGCAGCAGGAGGTGCGGGCATACGAGCGCCAGCAGCAGGAGGTGGAGCGGCTGGAGGATTTCATCGCCCGCAACAAGGCGCGGGTGGCGACGCGGGGGATGGCGAACAGCCGCCAGAAGCGTCTGGATAAGCTGGAGCTGTTGGAGAAGCCGCGCGAGAAGCCGAAGCCGGTGTTCCAGTTCCGTGAGGCGCGGACGCCGGGCCGGTTCGTGGTTACGGCCCGCAATCTGGTGCTGGGATATGACGAGCCGCTGACGCGGTCGGTGGATATCGCGCTGGAGCGCGGCCAGAAGGTGGCGATCCGCGGCACGAACGGGCTGGGAAAGTCGACGCTGCTGAAGACGCTGCTGGGCATCATCCCGCCCTACGCCGGCAAGGTGGAGATCGGGGACTACGTTCAGCCGGGGTATTTCGAGCAGGAGTCGGGCCGCGATAACGGCAATACGGCGATCGAGGAAGTGTGGCAGGAGTACCCGGGAATGACGAACTATGAGGTGAGGGCGGCTTTGGCGCGCTGCGGGCTGACGAACGAGCACATCACCAGCCTGATGATGGTGCTGAGCGGCGGCGAGAACGCCAAGGTGCGGCTGTGCAAGCTGATGCTGAAGGAGATAAACTGGCTGGTGCTGGACGAGCCGACCAACCACCTCGATGTGGACGCCAAGGCCGAGCTGAAGAAGGCGATCAGGGAGTTTAAGGGTACGGTGTTGCTGGTTTCGCACGAACCGGAATTTTACGAGGATATCGTGACGGCGGTGTGGAACGTGGAGGATTGGACAACGAAGGTGGTTTAA
- a CDS encoding chemotaxis protein CheW has translation MASEQLVVFQLGSEEYAVSIAQVKEIIRYGGATKLPNTPPHMEGIINLRGKVIPVIDLGKRFGLERARRGEVQALIVEAAGREVGMVVDEVSEVLRLEDNAIESAQAVTRVGDFLRGIGKTGDRLLIILNLDRLFSEEEHVEMQAAG, from the coding sequence ATGGCGTCGGAACAATTGGTTGTCTTTCAGCTCGGGAGCGAGGAGTACGCGGTGTCGATCGCTCAGGTGAAGGAGATTATCCGTTACGGCGGGGCGACTAAGCTGCCCAACACGCCGCCTCATATGGAGGGGATCATCAATCTCAGGGGCAAGGTGATCCCGGTGATCGACCTGGGGAAGCGGTTCGGCCTGGAGCGGGCGCGGCGCGGCGAAGTGCAGGCGCTGATCGTGGAAGCGGCCGGCCGCGAGGTAGGAATGGTGGTCGATGAGGTCAGCGAGGTGCTGCGGCTGGAGGATAACGCGATCGAGTCGGCTCAGGCGGTCACCCGCGTAGGGGATTTCCTGCGCGGTATCGGCAAGACGGGCGACAGGCTGCTGATAATCCTCAACCTGGACAGGCTGTTCAGCGAGGAGGAGCACGTGGAAATGCAGGCGGCCGGTTAG
- a CDS encoding methyl-accepting chemotaxis protein, with protein sequence MVQGSSGGGSRGGLMSSLQMKLTVIILGIFLVSLGVLGGLNYRQADKMLTEQIFADLQDMAKAEGDGIADWLESAKLEIGGMANAPVFQSADQTVIVPFLQTLAKNNKRYESFAWVNTAGFHYNSAGSSGDLSQRAYIQQALKGVSSVSDPVVSRATGKLVIVAATPIKNDGKVIGVLFGAIDIESITKEILEVKVGKTGYAYVIQGDGTIIMHPNKDLVMKYNPGKDDKNPALAAATQRMMKGEKAVMTYEFQGIKKMMGFAPVPGTKWSIAISGPIDEVTEGLTTLRNISLGTIAVVLVLAALAVTYITRRIVGPLKLMVTQVQEVAAGDLTDRERTVNSRDEVGQLADAIGQMRGNLRNLVRQINANADQVAASSEELTASAEQSTQAANQIASSIMNVASAATEQVSAANESSAVVQQMSAGLQQVAANANQMAAQSARAAEQAQEGGKAVDKAVSQMAHIEDTVNTSAKVVAKLGERSKEIGQIVDTISGIAGQTNLLALNAAIEAARAGEQGRGFAVVAEEVRKLAEQSQEAAKKIADLIGEIQGDTDKAVVAMNDGTREVKTGAEVVNAAGEAFREIVALVSQVSSQVREISAAVQQMAGGSQQIVGSVRKIDDLSKSSAAESQSVSAAAEEQLASMEEIASSSQALAKLAEDLQIAVSKFRV encoded by the coding sequence ATGGTTCAAGGTTCAAGCGGCGGAGGGTCGCGGGGCGGGCTGATGAGCAGCCTGCAGATGAAGCTGACCGTGATCATCCTGGGTATTTTCCTGGTTTCGCTGGGCGTGCTGGGCGGGCTCAATTACCGGCAGGCGGACAAGATGCTGACGGAGCAAATTTTCGCAGATTTACAGGACATGGCTAAGGCCGAGGGCGATGGTATCGCCGACTGGCTGGAGAGCGCAAAACTCGAAATTGGTGGCATGGCAAATGCACCGGTGTTCCAAAGTGCCGATCAGACGGTCATTGTCCCTTTCCTGCAAACATTAGCAAAAAACAATAAGCGATACGAGTCTTTTGCGTGGGTCAATACGGCGGGGTTCCACTATAACAGTGCTGGCTCGTCCGGCGATCTGAGCCAGCGAGCTTACATACAGCAGGCACTGAAGGGTGTTTCGTCGGTCTCTGACCCAGTCGTTTCAAGGGCAACTGGCAAGTTGGTAATAGTGGCTGCTACTCCCATCAAAAACGATGGTAAGGTTATCGGCGTTCTGTTTGGGGCAATTGATATCGAAAGCATTACTAAAGAGATTCTGGAGGTCAAGGTGGGCAAGACGGGCTACGCCTATGTGATCCAAGGCGACGGCACGATCATCATGCACCCGAACAAGGACCTGGTGATGAAGTACAACCCCGGCAAGGACGACAAGAATCCTGCGCTGGCCGCGGCGACGCAGCGGATGATGAAGGGCGAGAAGGCGGTCATGACGTACGAGTTCCAGGGGATCAAGAAAATGATGGGCTTCGCGCCGGTGCCCGGGACGAAGTGGTCGATCGCGATTTCCGGCCCGATCGACGAGGTGACCGAGGGATTGACAACGCTGCGTAATATTTCGCTGGGAACGATAGCGGTGGTGCTGGTGCTGGCCGCGCTGGCGGTGACGTATATAACGAGGCGGATCGTCGGCCCGCTGAAGCTGATGGTGACGCAGGTACAGGAGGTGGCCGCGGGCGATTTGACCGACCGGGAACGCACGGTGAACTCGCGGGACGAGGTGGGCCAGCTGGCGGACGCTATCGGCCAGATGCGCGGGAATCTGCGCAATCTGGTGAGGCAGATAAACGCCAACGCCGACCAGGTGGCGGCGTCTTCGGAGGAGCTGACGGCGAGCGCCGAGCAGTCGACGCAGGCGGCCAACCAGATCGCGTCGTCGATCATGAATGTGGCGAGCGCGGCGACCGAGCAGGTGTCGGCGGCGAATGAGTCGTCGGCGGTGGTGCAGCAGATGTCGGCCGGGCTCCAGCAGGTGGCGGCGAACGCCAACCAGATGGCGGCGCAGTCGGCCCGGGCGGCCGAACAGGCCCAGGAGGGCGGCAAGGCGGTCGATAAGGCGGTAAGCCAGATGGCGCACATCGAGGATACGGTGAATACGTCGGCCAAGGTTGTGGCCAAGCTGGGCGAGCGCTCGAAGGAGATCGGCCAGATCGTCGATACGATTTCCGGCATCGCCGGGCAGACCAACCTGCTGGCGTTGAACGCAGCCATAGAAGCCGCCCGCGCCGGCGAACAGGGCCGGGGCTTCGCGGTGGTGGCCGAGGAGGTCAGGAAGCTGGCCGAGCAGTCGCAGGAGGCGGCGAAGAAGATCGCCGACCTGATCGGCGAGATCCAGGGCGATACCGACAAGGCGGTCGTGGCGATGAACGACGGTACCCGCGAGGTGAAAACAGGCGCCGAGGTGGTCAACGCCGCCGGTGAGGCCTTCCGGGAGATCGTGGCGCTGGTGTCGCAGGTGTCGAGCCAGGTGCGGGAGATTTCGGCCGCGGTGCAGCAGATGGCGGGCGGCAGCCAGCAGATCGTGGGGTCGGTGCGCAAGATCGACGATCTGAGCAAGTCGTCGGCGGCCGAGTCGCAGAGCGTGTCGGCGGCGGCCGAGGAGCAGCTGGCGTCGATGGAGGAGATCGCTTCGTCGAGCCAGGCGCTGGCAAAGCTGGCCGAGGACCTGCAGATCGCGGTGAGCAAGTTCAGGGTATAG
- a CDS encoding PAS domain S-box protein — MPRASGQKGAAQVARVLDGLADGFLAVDGQGKIVFMNQAARVLLAAGADPAGRTLAAAGLAIPELAEMLELAAAGGKEPVRLEVFLPQPEGWLEVTAYPSGEGLAAIIRAGGERQPPEERLKTAFNANPHAMALLTWPEARFAEVNGAWLASLGFAKDEVLGKTGVELGLWDEAARDEMRRLLLEEGCVRERDVAVRTKSGDTLTALLSVVFIDLGGRKHLVATSLDISERRRAEEQAREQLGLLEDCSEADADATTMIVDEAGDIVRVFGDKGLLPGNPEGENLRAALPPPVAADLLAMLAAVLSEGAARTTEFRAAVGEAPKAVRVTAAPMTRRYRGRRTVSFRVRDITAEKAAEEKSALAERAYGRSTFFNSLVTGGHPAEYVADVLEGYGVDTGADYVCLALTVAREEPRSPAAWPSGETTAATAASTGEIFAWLARREPGWLWQTNGCIAALVPADKAGSTKEEQTEYAARLAGRVEAAFAFTRVAVGVAATSGEGAPLDLEALYGRAAEALLLCDRQEGRGAVHYADTGLYQVAFQLLRDRNIQRIVRDMIGALAAYDRKRGSNLLATLEAILEEENLRMVAARLFIHHNTAIWRKKRIEKLLGLSLDSFETRAMVSLYLKVWRLLSRV; from the coding sequence ATGCCAAGGGCAAGCGGACAGAAAGGCGCGGCGCAGGTGGCGCGCGTGCTCGACGGCCTGGCGGACGGTTTTTTGGCCGTGGACGGGCAGGGGAAGATTGTTTTCATGAACCAGGCGGCGAGGGTGCTGCTGGCGGCTGGCGCCGACCCTGCGGGACGGACTTTGGCCGCGGCCGGGCTGGCCATCCCCGAGCTGGCGGAGATGCTCGAGTTGGCAGCTGCCGGCGGTAAGGAGCCGGTCCGTTTGGAGGTTTTTTTGCCGCAGCCGGAAGGGTGGCTGGAGGTTACCGCTTACCCCTCCGGGGAGGGGCTGGCGGCGATTATCCGCGCCGGCGGCGAGCGACAGCCGCCCGAGGAGCGGCTGAAGACGGCTTTTAACGCCAATCCGCATGCGATGGCGCTGCTGACCTGGCCGGAGGCAAGGTTCGCCGAGGTGAACGGGGCCTGGCTGGCGAGCCTGGGGTTCGCCAAGGACGAGGTGCTGGGCAAGACGGGCGTGGAGCTGGGCCTGTGGGACGAGGCTGCGCGGGACGAGATGCGCAGGCTTCTGCTTGAGGAGGGCTGCGTCCGGGAGAGGGATGTGGCGGTGCGCACCAAGAGCGGCGATACTTTGACGGCGCTGTTGAGCGTGGTGTTCATCGACCTGGGGGGCAGGAAGCATCTGGTGGCGACTTCGCTGGATATCAGCGAGCGGCGACGGGCGGAGGAGCAGGCGAGGGAACAGCTCGGCCTGCTGGAGGACTGCTCGGAGGCGGACGCGGACGCGACGACGATGATCGTGGACGAGGCTGGCGACATCGTGCGGGTTTTCGGCGATAAGGGCCTGCTGCCTGGCAACCCGGAGGGGGAGAACCTGCGCGCCGCGCTGCCGCCGCCGGTGGCTGCCGATCTGCTGGCGATGCTGGCGGCGGTGCTGAGCGAGGGCGCCGCGCGGACGACGGAGTTTCGGGCGGCGGTCGGCGAGGCGCCGAAGGCTGTCAGGGTGACGGCGGCGCCGATGACGCGCCGCTACCGGGGCAGGCGGACGGTTTCTTTCCGCGTCCGGGATATAACGGCGGAGAAAGCGGCGGAGGAGAAGTCGGCGCTGGCGGAGCGGGCGTACGGCCGCAGCACGTTTTTCAACAGTCTGGTGACGGGCGGACACCCGGCGGAGTATGTGGCCGATGTGCTTGAGGGCTACGGCGTCGATACCGGCGCGGATTACGTATGCCTGGCGCTGACGGTGGCGCGGGAGGAGCCGCGGTCGCCGGCAGCCTGGCCGTCCGGGGAGACGACGGCGGCGACGGCGGCAAGCACGGGAGAGATTTTTGCCTGGCTGGCGCGGCGCGAGCCAGGATGGCTATGGCAGACGAACGGCTGTATCGCGGCGCTGGTGCCTGCCGATAAGGCCGGGAGCACGAAGGAGGAGCAGACGGAGTACGCCGCCCGGCTGGCGGGGAGAGTGGAGGCGGCGTTCGCGTTCACCCGCGTGGCCGTAGGCGTGGCGGCAACTTCCGGCGAAGGGGCGCCGCTCGATCTGGAGGCGCTGTACGGCAGGGCGGCGGAGGCTTTGCTGCTGTGCGACCGGCAGGAGGGCCGCGGCGCGGTGCATTATGCGGATACCGGCCTGTACCAGGTCGCGTTCCAGCTGCTGAGGGACCGGAACATCCAGCGGATCGTGCGGGATATGATCGGCGCTCTGGCGGCGTACGACCGGAAGCGGGGGAGCAATCTGCTGGCCACGCTGGAGGCGATTCTCGAGGAGGAGAACCTGCGGATGGTCGCCGCGAGGCTTTTCATCCACCATAACACGGCGATCTGGCGGAAGAAGCGGATCGAGAAGCTGCTGGGGCTGTCGCTTGATTCGTTCGAGACGCGGGCGATGGTGTCGCTGTATCTTAAGGTGTGGAGGCTGCTGAGCCGGGTCTGA
- a CDS encoding MFS transporter, translated as MPANSHLVLNVLLYFMTLTLGSTASIAGLANKYIAAHFSVENYVIGYCFTVYSVAYAGSVFSVGWMLEKFSVRSLLRVYCGLGALAIICFANAPSLVVFSIFLFLFGCGMGILLPTAFHVTLLLYDAKVRAAKSIAVTFFYAVGSIVGPILAGLAFDRGVTWQGVYYAIAAMLLAVVLGTFIPELKGFEPKKTNRGDEKVDWNLNVYLAGLSVFCFMISEFIFGYWIIQYLMDSLAVGVVLASAALSAWWGCITTGRLAGSFILSRVSLAQYIIVSAAVGSLAYFGLLAAATYTQALVLIVIMGFAYSSLYPTLISFGTFQTPKPSPRTTSFFLASGSAGIIFSVLLSSSLKQYFDYGAVLAAGASLIGAVALVTAAVAYRNKKRPFAHGA; from the coding sequence TTGCCCGCGAACAGCCACCTGGTCCTGAACGTCCTCCTGTATTTCATGACCCTCACCCTCGGCAGCACCGCCAGCATCGCCGGCCTGGCCAACAAGTACATCGCGGCCCACTTCTCCGTAGAAAATTACGTCATCGGCTACTGCTTCACCGTCTACTCCGTGGCCTACGCCGGCTCCGTCTTCAGCGTCGGCTGGATGCTGGAGAAATTCAGCGTCCGCAGCCTGCTGCGGGTCTACTGCGGCCTCGGCGCCCTGGCGATCATCTGCTTCGCCAACGCCCCCTCCCTGGTCGTCTTCTCGATCTTTCTCTTCCTGTTCGGCTGCGGCATGGGCATCCTGCTGCCGACAGCCTTCCACGTCACCCTGCTGCTCTATGACGCCAAAGTCCGGGCCGCCAAATCGATCGCCGTCACCTTTTTCTACGCCGTCGGCTCGATCGTCGGTCCTATCCTCGCCGGCCTGGCATTCGACCGGGGCGTAACCTGGCAGGGCGTATACTACGCCATCGCCGCCATGCTGCTGGCCGTCGTCCTCGGCACCTTCATCCCCGAGCTCAAAGGCTTCGAACCGAAAAAAACCAACCGCGGCGACGAAAAAGTCGACTGGAACCTCAACGTCTATCTCGCCGGCCTGTCGGTATTCTGCTTCATGATATCCGAATTCATCTTCGGCTACTGGATTATCCAGTACCTGATGGACAGCCTGGCGGTCGGCGTCGTCCTGGCAAGCGCCGCCCTTTCCGCATGGTGGGGCTGCATCACCACCGGGCGGCTGGCCGGCAGCTTCATTCTATCCCGCGTGTCGCTGGCCCAGTACATCATCGTCAGCGCGGCCGTCGGCAGTCTCGCCTACTTCGGCCTGTTAGCGGCGGCGACCTACACGCAGGCGCTGGTGCTCATCGTCATAATGGGCTTTGCCTATTCGAGCCTTTACCCCACCCTCATCTCCTTCGGTACCTTCCAGACTCCCAAACCGTCTCCCCGCACGACCTCCTTCTTCCTCGCCTCCGGCTCGGCCGGCATCATATTCTCCGTCCTCTTGTCCAGCTCCCTCAAACAATACTTCGACTACGGCGCCGTACTCGCCGCCGGCGCTTCGCTCATCGGCGCGGTAGCCCTCGTAACCGCCGCCGTGGCCTACCGGAACAAAAAGCGCCCCTTCGCCCACGGCGCCTGA
- a CDS encoding ammonium transporter: protein MVVCAPLALAADPPAAPAKVDTGDTAWVLVSSALVMLMTPGLALFYGGMVRTKNALSTIMQSFFIVGLISVQWVLWGYTLAFGPDIGGMIGGLDFLGLSGVGVEPNSPTSTIPHLAFMVFQGMFAVITPALITGAFAERMRFPAFLAFVLIWATFIYDPVAHMVWGGGWMAELGVLDFAGGTVVHILSGVSGLVVALVLGKRKGYGNEAMLPHHLPMTVLGAALLWFGWFGFNAGSALGANGLAATAFVTTNTAAAAATVSWVFAEWLHHGKPTVLGAASGCVAGLVAITPAAGFVAPLPSVIIGLAAGVICYLAVSVVKAKLGYDDSLDAFGVHGVGGTWGAIATGLFASKAVNEAGNDGLFFGNPDLVVTQLIGVAASWAIAIVGTYVILKIVGAFMPLRATEEQEIQGLDITEHGERGYAYQDFAAGLPVSPAAPFAVSQSGAAAKVSLNS, encoded by the coding sequence ATGGTTGTTTGCGCCCCGTTGGCCCTGGCGGCCGATCCGCCGGCCGCACCGGCCAAGGTGGACACGGGCGATACCGCCTGGGTGCTGGTCTCCTCCGCGCTCGTCATGCTGATGACGCCCGGCCTGGCCCTCTTCTACGGCGGCATGGTGCGGACGAAAAACGCGCTGTCGACCATTATGCAGAGTTTCTTCATCGTCGGCCTTATTTCCGTTCAATGGGTGCTGTGGGGCTACACGCTGGCCTTCGGACCCGATATCGGCGGCATGATCGGCGGGCTCGACTTCCTCGGGCTCAGCGGGGTGGGGGTGGAGCCTAACAGCCCGACCTCGACCATCCCCCACCTCGCCTTCATGGTCTTCCAGGGCATGTTCGCCGTCATCACCCCCGCGCTCATCACCGGCGCGTTCGCCGAACGGATGAGATTCCCCGCGTTCCTCGCTTTCGTCCTCATCTGGGCGACCTTCATCTACGACCCCGTGGCCCATATGGTCTGGGGCGGCGGCTGGATGGCCGAACTCGGCGTCCTCGACTTCGCCGGCGGCACGGTCGTCCACATCCTCTCCGGCGTTTCCGGCCTGGTGGTCGCGCTCGTGCTCGGCAAGCGCAAGGGCTACGGCAACGAAGCGATGCTGCCCCACCATCTGCCGATGACCGTATTGGGCGCAGCCCTGCTGTGGTTCGGCTGGTTCGGCTTCAACGCCGGCAGCGCCCTGGGCGCCAACGGCCTGGCGGCCACCGCCTTCGTCACCACCAACACGGCCGCAGCCGCGGCCACCGTCTCGTGGGTGTTCGCCGAATGGCTGCACCACGGCAAACCCACCGTTCTCGGCGCGGCGTCCGGCTGCGTCGCCGGCCTGGTCGCCATCACACCCGCGGCCGGTTTCGTGGCTCCCCTGCCTTCGGTAATCATCGGCCTGGCGGCCGGCGTGATCTGCTACCTGGCGGTAAGCGTCGTCAAGGCCAAACTGGGTTACGACGACTCGCTCGACGCCTTCGGCGTCCACGGCGTCGGCGGCACCTGGGGCGCGATCGCCACCGGCCTCTTCGCCTCCAAAGCGGTCAACGAGGCCGGCAACGACGGCCTGTTCTTCGGCAACCCCGATCTCGTCGTCACGCAGCTCATCGGCGTGGCCGCCAGCTGGGCAATCGCCATCGTGGGCACGTATGTCATCCTCAAAATCGTCGGCGCGTTTATGCCGCTCCGGGCGACCGAGGAGCAGGAGATCCAGGGCCTCGACATTACCGAGCACGGCGAGCGCGGCTACGCCTACCAGGACTTTGCCGCCGGCCTGCCCGTCTCCCCCGCGGCGCCGTTCGCCGTCAGCCAGTCGGGCGCCGCCGCCAAGGTCAGCCTGAATTCGTAA
- a CDS encoding P-II family nitrogen regulator translates to MDKITKIDIITRPEKLEELKEAMNAIAVTGMTVTQVYGCGLQKGYKEVYRGKEVAVNLVPKVKIEIVVCEVPVERVVETAKRVCRTGNVGDGKIFVYPLENAVRIRTGEEGPDAIKDPKDLPALKK, encoded by the coding sequence GTGGATAAGATAACGAAAATCGATATCATTACCCGCCCCGAAAAGCTCGAAGAACTCAAGGAAGCCATGAACGCCATCGCCGTGACCGGCATGACGGTAACCCAGGTTTACGGCTGCGGCCTGCAGAAGGGCTACAAGGAGGTTTACCGCGGCAAGGAAGTCGCCGTCAACCTCGTGCCCAAGGTAAAAATCGAGATCGTGGTGTGCGAGGTGCCGGTCGAACGAGTGGTGGAGACAGCGAAGCGCGTCTGCCGCACCGGCAACGTCGGCGACGGCAAAATCTTCGTCTACCCGCTGGAGAACGCTGTCCGCATCCGCACCGGCGAAGAAGGCCCTGACGCGATCAAGGACCCCAAAGATCTCCCGGCGCTCAAAAAATAG